The sequence below is a genomic window from bacterium.
AATCGCTTCTTTTATGTTTTTTAATGCCTCTCTTTCGGTCTTTCCCTGTGAGATACATCCAGGAAGAAAAGGGCAGGTAGCCACATACATCCCATCCTCATCCCTTTCAAACTCAACCTTTATATGTCGAGTAGACATTTTCTATAACCTCCTATATGTTATTTTATGCCCCTCACAGAACCGTGCTTGTGGATTTCCGCAACGTGGCTCTTCAGCAATGCTTCCTCTATACGAGGACAGGGCATATGT
It includes:
- a CDS encoding type II toxin-antitoxin system HicB family antitoxin, which encodes MSTRHIKVEFERDEDGMYVATCPFLPGCISQGKTEREALKNIKEAIRLHIRALAEDGLPIFNRLFFLYFFSNFCSNTLTHNLFSLEPLEFT